The Brevibacillus choshinensis genome includes the window AATGCCGATCTACCGAGTAAAGCCTGAGGACGGTAACCTTATCATTATTGATATCATGCAAGTGATTCAGCGACTGCGTTCGGCCTATCCAGAAGCAGATCTGGATATCCAGGGTTCTCCCCAAATCATTGTAGAGGTACTCAATCCGCGAAAGAAAGCAAATCTCGTTTTGGTGGCGCTTGTTTGGGTTTTACTCTTTGTTGGCTCCGGACTGGCTATCATGAACTTTCATACCGATGTGAGCATGATGCAGGTTCATCAGCGCATCTTTTATTTGATTACGGGTCAGGAGAGCAAACAACCGTTGTGGCTGCAAATCCCCTACTCAATCGGCATCGGAATGGGGATGATTTTGTTCTTTAATCACATCTTCAAGAAGAAGATCAATGAAGAGCCTAGTCCTCTCGAAGTGGAACTGTTTATGTACCAGCAAAGTCTTGATCAATATTACATCCAGCACGAAAACAAGGAAAACCAGCGGACGAAGACATGACGATTTGGATCGCGTTGCTGCTGGTTCTCGTTGGTTTGGGTGGCGGATTAGCAGTAGGGAGCGGACTGGTAGCGTTTATTACCGTGCTGGATATCATTCCGCGGTTGACTCAGCTGACCAACGCGCATCGCTATATTCGTGCTTTCGAATGGTCCTTAGTAATGGGGGCTCTCTTTTTTACGCTCATCGACTTTTTTCATTGGGGAGCGCATCTTCCCCTACTCATTACGTCTGTATACGGGCTGATGGCAGGCATTTTTGTGGGGACATTGGCAGCAGGATTAACAGAAGTGCTCAATGTGTTCCCCATTCTGGCTAAGCGTCTGCACATGGATGGGAAGCTGCTCTATTTGCTCATGGCTGTGGTATTCGGCAAAGTGACGGGATCGATCGTGCAATGGTTCCTGAACCTGTGAACTGGTAAATA containing:
- a CDS encoding stage V sporulation protein AA, giving the protein MNDPMFLRLRKRLAVKPEALITMGDVCQIYWNGEREEAISRMPIYRVKPEDGNLIIIDIMQVIQRLRSAYPEADLDIQGSPQIIVEVLNPRKKANLVLVALVWVLLFVGSGLAIMNFHTDVSMMQVHQRIFYLITGQESKQPLWLQIPYSIGIGMGMILFFNHIFKKKINEEPSPLEVELFMYQQSLDQYYIQHENKENQRTKT
- a CDS encoding stage V sporulation protein AB, which encodes MTIWIALLLVLVGLGGGLAVGSGLVAFITVLDIIPRLTQLTNAHRYIRAFEWSLVMGALFFTLIDFFHWGAHLPLLITSVYGLMAGIFVGTLAAGLTEVLNVFPILAKRLHMDGKLLYLLMAVVFGKVTGSIVQWFLNL